From the Paludisphaera mucosa genome, one window contains:
- the hisA gene encoding 1-(5-phosphoribosyl)-5-[(5-phosphoribosylamino)methylideneamino]imidazole-4-carboxamide isomerase, with amino-acid sequence MQVIPAIDLRGGLCVRLRQGDYDRETVFGDDPAAMAGRWVSEGATRIHLVDLDGAKAGKPVNVDAVRAVVQSVPVPCQLGGGVRDEKTIETWLEAGIERVIVGTQALRDPSWFRSMAEKHPGRLVLGLDARDGMVATDGWLETSNVSAAELAGRFDDLPLAAIIYTDIARDGTLEGPNLDATAALCRRVKTSVIASGGVGELADVDRLAALPVVGCIVGRALYEGKFSLADAVERAGRASARP; translated from the coding sequence ATGCAAGTGATACCGGCCATCGACCTGCGAGGCGGACTCTGCGTCCGCCTGCGGCAGGGGGATTACGACCGCGAAACCGTTTTCGGCGACGATCCCGCGGCGATGGCCGGGCGGTGGGTTTCGGAAGGCGCGACGCGGATCCACCTCGTCGACCTGGACGGGGCGAAGGCCGGCAAGCCGGTCAACGTCGACGCCGTCCGGGCCGTCGTCCAATCCGTGCCCGTCCCCTGCCAGCTCGGCGGGGGCGTCCGCGACGAGAAGACGATCGAGACCTGGCTCGAAGCCGGGATCGAGCGGGTCATCGTCGGGACGCAGGCGCTCCGGGATCCCTCGTGGTTCCGGTCGATGGCGGAGAAGCATCCCGGCCGTCTGGTCCTGGGCCTCGACGCCCGCGACGGGATGGTGGCCACCGACGGCTGGCTCGAAACGTCGAACGTCTCCGCGGCCGAGCTGGCCGGGCGGTTCGACGACCTGCCGCTGGCGGCGATCATCTACACCGACATCGCGCGCGACGGGACTTTGGAAGGCCCCAATCTCGACGCGACGGCCGCGCTGTGCCGCCGCGTGAAGACCTCGGTGATCGCCTCCGGGGGCGTCGGCGAGCTGGCCGACGTCGATCGCCTGGCGGCCCTCCCGGTGGTCGGCTGCATCGTTGGTCGAGCCCTGTACGAGGGCAAGTTCTCTCTGGCGGACGCCGTGGAACGCGCGGGACGGGCTTCGGCCCGCCCCTGA
- the fusA gene encoding elongation factor G has product MTTTYHIADIRNVALAGHGASGKTSLADALLFAAGATTRKGSVDDGTSTLDFDDEEKRRHFTIDCHLGHLAWNGRQVHLIDSPGYPDFIGNALSALAAVENVVLAVSGPAGIEVNTRRLFNEARRMGLGRFVAVTKMDADNVDYRADLEAIRETFGPSAVPFNVPVGQGPSFSGVIDVLQAHDDDPAGCPLPPSEAYQMLVEQIVESDEELMSRYLEGESIGVEELRKAAHDAIAAGKLVPVLCVCTKKDLGVKELLDLVTTCGLSPEDVHRFGTRGDEPEAPEEEILPAEDGTLVAQVFKTANDQFMGKLSFLRILTGKLTPETNLVNLRSGKTTKAGHVYVLQGKAQEEVPEAIAGDIVAIAKFDDLHVSDTVSNVGGNTTVARLKASPIHFPAPMVPRAVVPKAREDEAKISAGLAKIADEDPTFTIRRDAQTHELVISGMSDLHLDVVQQRLKNRYKLEMSTHIPHVPYLETISAPAEADYRHKKQTGGRGQFAEVHLRVRPVERGKGFTFTDAVKGGVIPNQYIPAVEKGVRERLDKGVISGNQVVDVEVEVYFGKDHPVDSSEHAFKTAAANAFRKAFEKAYPVLLEPIVSVEVTAPSSFFGDLSADMSTRRGHISGMDAQPGGQQTIQAVVPLAEMLSYASTLKSMTSGQGAFTMEMRGYEPVPPNVQQQIVDRYQKSRAGIEEE; this is encoded by the coding sequence ATGACCACGACCTATCACATCGCGGATATCCGGAACGTCGCCCTCGCTGGACATGGGGCGTCGGGGAAGACCAGCCTCGCCGACGCCCTCCTCTTCGCCGCCGGCGCCACCACGCGCAAGGGCTCGGTGGACGACGGGACGAGCACGCTGGATTTCGACGACGAGGAGAAGCGGCGGCACTTCACCATCGACTGCCACCTCGGCCACCTCGCCTGGAACGGCCGGCAGGTCCACCTGATCGACTCGCCCGGCTACCCCGACTTCATCGGCAACGCCCTGAGCGCCCTGGCCGCCGTCGAGAACGTCGTGCTCGCCGTCTCGGGCCCGGCCGGGATCGAGGTCAACACCCGCCGCCTGTTCAACGAGGCCCGGCGGATGGGCCTGGGCCGGTTCGTCGCCGTCACCAAGATGGACGCCGACAACGTCGACTACCGCGCCGACCTGGAAGCGATCCGCGAGACCTTCGGCCCGTCGGCCGTCCCCTTCAACGTGCCCGTCGGCCAGGGCCCCTCGTTCTCGGGCGTGATCGACGTCTTGCAGGCGCACGACGACGATCCGGCCGGCTGCCCGCTGCCCCCTTCCGAGGCCTACCAGATGCTCGTCGAGCAGATCGTCGAGAGCGACGAGGAGCTGATGAGCCGGTACCTCGAAGGCGAGTCGATCGGCGTCGAGGAGCTGCGCAAGGCGGCGCACGACGCCATCGCGGCCGGCAAGCTGGTTCCGGTGCTCTGCGTCTGCACCAAGAAGGACCTGGGCGTCAAGGAGCTGCTCGACCTGGTCACGACGTGCGGCCTGAGCCCCGAGGACGTCCACCGCTTCGGCACCCGCGGCGACGAGCCCGAGGCCCCCGAGGAGGAAATCCTTCCCGCCGAGGACGGCACGCTCGTCGCCCAGGTCTTCAAGACGGCCAACGACCAGTTCATGGGCAAGCTCAGCTTCCTCCGCATCCTCACCGGCAAGCTCACCCCCGAGACCAACCTGGTCAACCTCCGCAGCGGCAAGACCACCAAGGCCGGGCACGTCTACGTCCTGCAGGGCAAGGCGCAGGAGGAGGTCCCGGAGGCCATCGCGGGCGACATCGTGGCCATCGCCAAGTTCGACGACCTGCACGTCTCGGACACCGTCAGCAACGTCGGCGGCAACACCACGGTCGCCCGCCTGAAAGCGAGCCCGATCCACTTCCCGGCCCCCATGGTCCCCCGCGCCGTCGTCCCCAAGGCCCGCGAGGACGAGGCCAAGATCTCCGCCGGTTTGGCCAAGATCGCCGACGAGGACCCGACCTTCACGATCCGCCGCGACGCCCAGACCCACGAGCTGGTCATCTCGGGCATGAGCGACCTGCACCTCGATGTCGTCCAGCAGCGGCTCAAGAACCGCTACAAACTGGAGATGTCGACGCACATCCCCCACGTCCCGTACCTGGAGACCATCTCCGCCCCCGCCGAGGCCGACTATCGTCACAAGAAGCAGACCGGCGGCCGGGGCCAGTTCGCCGAGGTCCACCTGCGCGTCCGCCCCGTCGAGCGCGGCAAGGGCTTCACGTTCACCGACGCGGTGAAGGGAGGCGTGATCCCCAACCAGTACATCCCGGCCGTCGAGAAGGGCGTGCGCGAGCGGCTCGACAAGGGCGTGATCTCGGGAAATCAGGTGGTCGACGTCGAGGTGGAAGTCTACTTCGGCAAGGACCACCCGGTCGACAGCTCGGAGCACGCGTTCAAGACGGCCGCCGCCAACGCCTTCCGCAAAGCGTTCGAGAAGGCCTACCCGGTCCTGCTGGAGCCGATCGTCTCGGTCGAGGTCACCGCCCCCTCGTCGTTCTTCGGCGACCTCTCGGCCGACATGTCGACCCGCCGCGGCCACATCTCCGGCATGGACGCCCAGCCCGGCGGCCAGCAGACGATCCAGGCCGTCGTGCCGCTCGCCGAAATGCTCTCGTACGCCTCGACCCTCAAGAGCATGACGTCGGGCCAGGGCGCGTTCACCATGGAGATGCGCGGCTACGAGCCGGTCCCCCCCAACGTCCAGCAGCAGATCGTCGACCGCTACCAGAAGAGCCGGGCGGGCATCGAAGAGGAATGA
- a CDS encoding DNA polymerase Y family protein — MGMDGRATAVGHLDADCFYVSAERVRDAFLVDKPVGVLGNQGACVIAKSYEMKAAGVKTGEPIWEALVKCPSGIYIKRDFRWYEVLSRLMLGLMQDASRRVEYYSIDEFFFRAEPGRGETFEGLAKALRDRIEECVGVPVTVGIARTRTLAKLISDTAKPAGARAVLDPAAEEELLAGLPVTEITGIAGRRAERLSAWGITTCLHLARADRALVRRLLTASGEALWWEINGDPVQAIQCRRPAHKTLSRGGSLGEATSEPVLLYAWLVRNVERLIEELRYHEVAAGRIKVFLMYKTGHTGFGQRTLAVPSDRFDVLLEAARPCLRQAWARGATATHMHLIAEDLAPRGQSALSFFDPPARRLRAEAVARVKAEINDRIGRFALRSAATLYLPAIYADGANAYDICDVRDKMCF, encoded by the coding sequence ATGGGTATGGACGGACGTGCGACGGCGGTGGGGCATCTCGACGCGGACTGTTTCTACGTGTCGGCGGAGCGGGTGCGGGACGCGTTCCTGGTGGACAAGCCGGTGGGCGTGCTGGGGAACCAGGGGGCGTGCGTCATCGCCAAGAGCTACGAGATGAAGGCGGCGGGCGTCAAGACGGGCGAGCCGATCTGGGAGGCCCTGGTGAAATGCCCGTCGGGGATCTACATCAAGCGCGACTTCCGCTGGTACGAGGTGCTGAGCCGGCTGATGCTGGGCCTGATGCAGGACGCCTCGCGGCGGGTCGAGTACTACTCGATCGACGAGTTCTTCTTCCGGGCCGAGCCGGGCCGGGGCGAGACGTTCGAGGGCCTGGCGAAGGCGCTCCGGGACCGCATCGAGGAGTGCGTCGGCGTGCCGGTGACGGTGGGGATCGCCCGGACGCGGACGCTGGCCAAGCTGATCTCGGACACGGCCAAGCCCGCCGGGGCCCGCGCGGTGCTGGACCCGGCCGCCGAGGAGGAGCTGCTGGCCGGCCTCCCCGTGACCGAGATCACCGGGATCGCCGGCCGGCGGGCGGAGCGGCTGTCGGCCTGGGGGATCACCACGTGCCTGCACCTGGCCCGCGCCGACCGGGCGCTGGTGCGGCGGCTGCTGACGGCCTCGGGCGAGGCCCTCTGGTGGGAGATCAACGGCGACCCGGTCCAGGCGATCCAATGCCGGCGGCCGGCCCACAAGACGCTCTCGCGGGGCGGCAGCCTGGGCGAGGCGACCTCCGAGCCGGTGCTCCTCTACGCCTGGCTGGTGCGGAACGTCGAGCGCCTGATCGAGGAGCTGCGGTACCACGAGGTCGCCGCCGGCCGGATCAAGGTCTTCCTCATGTACAAGACCGGCCACACGGGGTTCGGCCAGAGGACGCTGGCGGTCCCCAGCGACCGGTTCGACGTCCTGCTGGAGGCCGCCCGCCCCTGCCTCCGCCAGGCCTGGGCGCGGGGGGCGACGGCCACGCACATGCACCTGATCGCCGAGGACCTCGCCCCCCGCGGCCAGAGCGCCCTCTCCTTCTTCGACCCGCCGGCGCGCCGGCTCCGCGCCGAGGCCGTGGCCCGGGTCAAGGCCGAGATCAACGACCGGATCGGCCGGTTCGCCCTCCGCAGCGCCGCCACGCTCTACCTGCCGGCGATCTACGCCGACGGGGCCAACGCCTACGACATCTGCGACGTCCGCGACAAGATGTGCTTCTAA
- a CDS encoding WD40 repeat domain-containing protein — MSKGGSFERPCFRPDGRLIVTGGCPIRIWQVPSGKPLGAVAPMTGGERPMFLPDGKVLIEYCNIIASVNKQLIDVAPGLEPVALGAGFGDEYYRLAFAPDGRTMVRTYLRPEQRREFCRLYDLSDGKAIGESRETEGYEQGYERAPEPSFSADGRRVATVVGSNDCQILDTTTGREQVPRMAMDRRIRALAFSPDGHLLATGDDQGAVRLWNAATGQAVGPLMTQPPVVEQRNAGPSLRAQPIERIRFSPDGRTLLIAGGGLGGVYGFARLWDTATGQPLGPESEVSGVVRAARFSPDGKSFATGAFQLTLWDATTSRKIWTAPSTSSIRQLAFTADGRKVLASHDEENAARLYDARTGEPVTPLLRHHDVVVSSALSPDGRLVVTSSMDHTVRLWDASLGLPVGPAWPTSSGGSVSFTPDGRGVLMIGDANGLVRWEIPPPVEGTPERIRLTIEAATRASLDPFGATVPLYPLLQLDPATKRAVLSSDPFEPVGKRLQELGGPTGAFRR, encoded by the coding sequence ATGAGCAAGGGTGGGTCGTTCGAGCGGCCCTGCTTCCGGCCGGACGGACGGTTGATCGTCACCGGCGGTTGCCCGATCCGGATCTGGCAAGTCCCCTCCGGCAAGCCCCTGGGAGCCGTGGCGCCCATGACGGGGGGTGAGAGGCCGATGTTCCTGCCGGACGGCAAGGTCCTGATCGAGTATTGTAATATCATCGCTTCCGTGAACAAGCAACTCATCGATGTGGCGCCGGGCCTGGAGCCCGTCGCACTTGGTGCCGGATTCGGGGATGAATACTATCGCTTGGCCTTCGCCCCCGATGGGCGGACGATGGTCCGGACGTACTTGCGCCCGGAGCAACGTCGGGAATTCTGCCGCCTGTACGACCTGTCCGACGGCAAGGCCATCGGTGAGTCCCGCGAGACCGAGGGATACGAGCAAGGCTACGAGCGGGCGCCGGAGCCGTCCTTCAGCGCGGACGGACGGCGCGTGGCCACGGTGGTGGGGTCGAATGACTGCCAGATCCTGGACACGACGACAGGACGCGAGCAGGTCCCGCGGATGGCGATGGATCGCCGCATCAGGGCCCTCGCATTCTCGCCCGACGGTCACCTGCTGGCCACCGGCGACGATCAGGGCGCGGTCCGCCTCTGGAACGCGGCCACCGGGCAAGCCGTCGGCCCGTTGATGACCCAGCCCCCCGTGGTCGAGCAGCGCAACGCCGGCCCGAGCCTCCGCGCGCAACCGATCGAGCGAATCCGCTTCAGTCCCGACGGTCGGACGTTGCTGATCGCGGGAGGTGGCCTCGGAGGCGTCTACGGGTTCGCCCGTCTCTGGGATACGGCCACCGGGCAACCGCTCGGGCCGGAATCGGAGGTCTCCGGCGTGGTCCGGGCCGCCCGCTTCAGCCCGGACGGCAAGTCCTTCGCGACGGGTGCGTTTCAATTGACCCTCTGGGACGCCACGACGAGCCGAAAGATCTGGACGGCACCGTCGACCTCGAGCATTCGACAACTGGCCTTCACGGCCGACGGGCGAAAGGTGCTCGCCAGTCACGACGAAGAGAACGCCGCGAGGCTCTACGACGCCCGCACGGGAGAACCGGTCACTCCGCTCCTGCGTCATCATGACGTCGTCGTTTCTTCGGCCCTCAGCCCCGACGGGCGTCTCGTGGTCACGAGTTCGATGGACCACACGGTGCGGCTCTGGGACGCATCCCTCGGCCTGCCGGTGGGCCCGGCCTGGCCGACATCCTCCGGGGGCAGTGTCTCGTTCACCCCCGACGGCCGGGGCGTCCTGATGATCGGCGACGCGAACGGCCTGGTCCGTTGGGAGATCCCCCCGCCCGTCGAAGGCACCCCCGAGCGGATTCGCCTGACCATCGAGGCGGCCACGAGGGCATCCCTGGACCCATTCGGGGCCACGGTACCGTTGTATCCTTTGCTCCAACTCGATCCCGCGACGAAGCGGGCCGTGCTGAGTTCGGACCCTTTCGAGCCCGTCGGGAAGCGGCTCCAGGAACTCGGCGGCCCGACGGGCGCATTCCGACGCTGA
- a CDS encoding WD40 repeat domain-containing serine/threonine protein kinase, producing MESGTPTAPTDATGEFRVDRTAATIDHADSDATAAASKAPTPRSARVGASEGLGTVIAGRYTLVEVIGEGGMGSVYLAGQTEPVKRRVALKLIKTGMDSRGVLARFDAERQALAMMDHPNIARIYDGGVTPAGQPFFVMELVQGVPLTDYCDAKRLPVQARLELFVAVCLAVQHAHRKGIIHRDLKPGNVLVTEVDGRATPKVIDFGVAKATEQKLTDMSFADTGAIVGTPTYMSPEQADPSSMDIDTRTDVYALGVMLYELPTGSPPLDARQFKRGALLEMLRMVREVDPPRPSTKLSTAEALPNIAANRSIDPARLSKLLQGELDWVVMKALEKDRTRRYDTANGFARDIQRYLADEVVEARPPSARYRLKKFVRRHRVSVIAASAVAASLLIGEVAFAWQAKLARDQRDLAVKAEKAEAEQRGIAETARKETELALTESRGKTARMTYERAQALCEGGQADVGLLWMARSLELTPPGAEDLDYAIRASINLWGRQLNTVGRQWVTAGTISSLDWPGLRWGPQVSDVALSPDGLSVLLVGSDGIARIFEQATPTLRFVLALEADAPAGGTFRDGARYSPDGRFVALASSDGRARIWSAATGQLVGKPLVHEEPPTGVGFDPTGKLLVTTAGTKIHVWNVETGDEDGQPVDSGQPIDGVEVGADGRHLNTRTRSPGGVTVWDFTTRGRLHPLQEVDFDVETPVSARMAVGYWPAVTRGIGPSSGRRRRAVPSAPG from the coding sequence TTGGAATCGGGGACCCCCACGGCCCCGACCGATGCGACCGGGGAGTTCCGGGTCGACCGGACGGCGGCGACGATCGACCACGCCGATTCCGATGCCACCGCGGCGGCCTCGAAGGCTCCCACGCCCCGCTCGGCCCGGGTCGGGGCGAGCGAAGGGCTCGGCACGGTCATCGCCGGACGGTACACGCTCGTCGAGGTGATCGGCGAGGGCGGTATGGGCTCGGTGTACCTGGCCGGCCAGACCGAGCCGGTGAAGCGTCGGGTGGCGCTCAAGTTGATCAAGACGGGGATGGATTCGCGGGGCGTGCTGGCGCGGTTCGACGCGGAGCGGCAGGCCCTGGCGATGATGGATCACCCGAACATCGCCCGCATCTACGACGGCGGCGTGACCCCCGCCGGTCAGCCGTTCTTCGTCATGGAGCTGGTCCAGGGCGTGCCGCTCACCGACTACTGCGACGCGAAACGACTCCCCGTGCAAGCCCGGCTGGAGTTGTTCGTCGCGGTCTGTCTGGCCGTTCAGCACGCCCACCGGAAGGGGATCATCCACCGCGACCTGAAGCCGGGCAACGTCCTGGTCACGGAGGTCGACGGCCGCGCGACGCCCAAGGTCATCGACTTCGGCGTGGCCAAGGCGACCGAGCAGAAGCTGACCGACATGAGCTTCGCGGACACCGGCGCGATCGTGGGCACGCCGACGTACATGTCTCCCGAACAGGCCGACCCCTCGTCGATGGACATCGACACGCGCACCGACGTCTACGCCCTCGGGGTGATGCTCTACGAGCTGCCGACCGGGTCGCCGCCGCTCGACGCCAGGCAGTTCAAACGCGGGGCTCTCCTGGAAATGCTGAGGATGGTGCGCGAGGTCGATCCGCCGCGACCGAGCACGAAGCTGAGCACGGCCGAAGCGTTGCCGAACATCGCCGCCAATCGGAGCATCGACCCGGCCCGATTGTCGAAGCTGTTGCAAGGGGAGCTGGACTGGGTCGTGATGAAGGCCCTGGAGAAGGACCGCACCCGGCGGTACGACACGGCCAACGGATTCGCCCGCGACATCCAGCGGTACCTCGCCGACGAGGTCGTCGAGGCCCGCCCGCCAAGTGCTCGGTACAGGCTGAAGAAGTTCGTCCGCCGCCACAGGGTATCGGTGATCGCGGCCAGTGCGGTTGCCGCTTCTCTGCTGATCGGAGAGGTCGCTTTCGCCTGGCAGGCCAAGCTGGCACGCGACCAGCGTGACCTGGCGGTCAAGGCAGAGAAAGCCGAGGCCGAGCAGCGAGGAATCGCTGAGACTGCACGCAAGGAGACCGAGCTGGCCCTCACCGAGTCGCGAGGGAAGACAGCCCGGATGACGTACGAACGCGCCCAGGCACTCTGCGAGGGTGGCCAGGCCGACGTGGGCCTCCTCTGGATGGCCCGTAGCCTCGAGTTGACGCCGCCGGGGGCCGAGGACCTCGACTACGCCATCCGCGCCAGCATCAATCTGTGGGGGCGACAACTGAACACCGTGGGGCGACAGTGGGTCACTGCTGGGACGATTTCCAGCCTCGACTGGCCGGGCTTGAGGTGGGGCCCACAGGTGAGCGACGTCGCCCTGAGTCCGGATGGCCTGAGCGTGCTTCTCGTCGGCAGCGACGGCATCGCACGAATCTTCGAGCAGGCCACCCCCACGCTCCGGTTCGTCCTGGCGCTGGAGGCCGACGCTCCCGCGGGCGGGACTTTCCGCGACGGGGCCCGATACAGCCCCGATGGTCGTTTCGTTGCGCTCGCATCCTCGGACGGGCGAGCCCGGATCTGGAGCGCCGCGACCGGGCAACTCGTCGGGAAACCGCTGGTCCACGAGGAACCCCCGACGGGCGTCGGCTTCGATCCGACGGGCAAGCTCCTGGTGACGACCGCCGGGACGAAGATCCACGTCTGGAATGTCGAGACGGGCGACGAGGACGGGCAACCGGTCGACTCGGGGCAGCCGATCGATGGGGTGGAGGTCGGTGCCGACGGGCGCCACCTGAACACCCGGACCCGATCGCCGGGAGGGGTGACCGTCTGGGACTTCACGACCCGCGGACGCCTGCACCCACTCCAGGAGGTCGATTTCGACGTCGAAACGCCCGTTTCAGCCCGGATGGCCGTTGGGTATTGGCCGGCTGTCACTCGCGGAATAGGGCCCAGTTCTGGGAGACGGCGACGGGCCGTCCCATCGGCACCAGGATGA
- a CDS encoding alpha-L-fucosidase, with translation MKNRSGIGVGVAATLAFGAALAALAPQVRGQAAAAKPEDSPNALARRWFEDAKFGLFVHWGVYSLLGKGEWVMNNDKIPIAEYRKLPPQFNPVKFDADEWVKLAKSAGMRYITVTTKHHDGFCMYDSKLTDYDVVDATPYGKDPIKALAAACRKHRIKLFFYYSLLDWHHPDYYPWGMTGHDTGREKKGDWAKYVAYYQGQVRELCTNYGEIGGVWFDGWWDLPKAAWDLEGTYRIIHELQPGALVGNNHHVAPFPGEDFQMFEQDLPGENSAGFNKADAAAALPLETCLTMNDSWGYNSKDDHFKSPEQVVHALVGAAGRGANLLLNVGPRPDGAIGPEFAERLLTVGRWLEGSGKTIYGSRRGPIPPKPWGVSTVRGALGGEAPEVFLHILKPDVNEVTLPEVLATSVAFPLGKSTPLKTTAAEGGVKLTIPADARAPYDTILSVTAPMPDQR, from the coding sequence ATGAAGAATCGATCCGGGATCGGCGTCGGCGTCGCGGCGACGCTCGCCTTCGGGGCGGCGCTCGCGGCCCTCGCGCCCCAGGTTCGGGGCCAGGCGGCCGCCGCGAAGCCGGAGGACTCGCCCAACGCCCTCGCCAGGAGGTGGTTCGAGGACGCGAAGTTCGGGCTGTTCGTCCACTGGGGCGTCTACTCGCTGCTGGGCAAGGGCGAGTGGGTCATGAACAACGATAAGATCCCGATCGCCGAGTACCGCAAGCTGCCGCCCCAGTTCAACCCGGTCAAGTTCGACGCCGACGAGTGGGTGAAGCTCGCCAAGTCGGCCGGCATGCGCTACATCACCGTCACCACGAAGCACCACGACGGCTTCTGCATGTACGACAGCAAGCTGACCGACTACGACGTCGTCGACGCCACGCCCTACGGCAAGGACCCGATCAAGGCCCTGGCCGCGGCCTGCCGGAAGCATCGCATCAAGCTGTTCTTCTACTACTCGCTGCTCGACTGGCACCACCCGGACTACTACCCCTGGGGGATGACCGGGCACGACACGGGCCGCGAGAAGAAGGGCGACTGGGCGAAGTACGTCGCCTACTACCAGGGCCAGGTGCGCGAGTTGTGCACCAATTACGGCGAGATCGGCGGCGTCTGGTTCGACGGCTGGTGGGACCTCCCCAAGGCCGCCTGGGATCTGGAGGGGACGTACCGGATCATCCACGAGCTGCAGCCCGGGGCGCTGGTGGGCAACAACCACCACGTGGCGCCCTTCCCGGGCGAGGACTTCCAGATGTTCGAGCAGGACCTCCCCGGCGAGAACTCGGCCGGGTTCAACAAGGCCGACGCGGCCGCGGCCCTGCCGCTGGAAACCTGCCTGACGATGAACGACTCCTGGGGGTACAATTCCAAGGACGACCACTTCAAGTCGCCCGAGCAGGTCGTCCACGCCCTCGTCGGCGCGGCGGGGCGGGGGGCGAACCTGCTGCTCAACGTGGGGCCGCGGCCCGACGGCGCGATCGGCCCGGAATTCGCCGAACGGCTGCTGACCGTGGGCCGCTGGCTCGAAGGCAGCGGCAAGACGATCTACGGCTCCCGCAGGGGGCCCATCCCCCCGAAGCCCTGGGGCGTGAGCACGGTCCGGGGCGCCCTGGGGGGCGAGGCGCCGGAGGTCTTCCTGCACATCCTCAAGCCCGACGTGAACGAGGTGACGCTCCCCGAGGTCCTGGCGACGTCCGTCGCCTTCCCGCTGGGGAAGTCGACGCCCCTGAAGACGACGGCCGCCGAGGGCGGCGTAAAGCTGACGATCCCCGCGGACGCCCGCGCCCCGTACGACACGATCCTCTCGGTCACGGCCCCCATGCCCGACCAGCGCTGA
- a CDS encoding 6-phosphofructokinase, translated as MSASPSPAPLVTPKPTGRTIKRVAILFAGGPAPAANAVISTCAASFLNHGVEVVGVMNGYSHLVEFAPDHPMQEGRDYVLLTAKKLRRTRNTRGIMIGTARTNPGKDVTSPAHLKDAGRTALLRTVHEALTSLGVDALVSIGGDDTLKTANKFKLFQDSLPAGSKRISIVHVPKTIDNDYRGIDFTFGYFTAVETLAEEIRNLLADGEATRGYFIAECMGRSAGWLAYGAAIASEASLVLSVEDMTDDLTTEETVTDPKSGVATKRKIMHIDAFVDRIVELMVARERVGKEHGVVVIAEGLASFLPSAYLEDAKFDEHGHLSLGGTNMARLVNKLVEKAYEKKTGKKRRITPVQLGYESRCALPHAFDVMLGSQLGVGAVRALVEKQFDGVMISTAGQLDLHFVPFETLIDPETLVTVVRFINQGSDFQKLARLLEASQNY; from the coding sequence ATGTCCGCCTCCCCGAGTCCCGCCCCGCTCGTCACCCCCAAGCCGACGGGACGCACGATCAAGCGCGTGGCGATCCTCTTCGCCGGCGGCCCCGCCCCGGCCGCCAACGCGGTGATCTCCACCTGCGCCGCCTCGTTCCTCAACCACGGCGTCGAGGTCGTGGGCGTCATGAACGGCTACTCCCACCTCGTCGAATTCGCCCCCGACCACCCGATGCAGGAAGGCCGCGACTACGTCCTGCTGACCGCCAAGAAGCTCCGCCGGACGCGGAACACCCGCGGCATCATGATCGGCACCGCCCGCACCAACCCGGGCAAGGACGTCACCAGCCCCGCCCACCTGAAGGACGCCGGCCGGACGGCCCTCTTGCGGACCGTGCACGAGGCCCTGACCTCGCTGGGCGTCGACGCCCTGGTCTCCATCGGCGGCGACGACACGCTCAAGACCGCCAACAAGTTCAAGCTCTTCCAGGACTCGCTGCCGGCCGGCTCCAAGCGGATCTCGATCGTCCACGTCCCCAAGACGATCGACAACGACTACCGCGGAATCGACTTCACCTTCGGCTACTTCACCGCCGTCGAGACGCTCGCCGAGGAGATCCGCAACCTGCTCGCCGACGGCGAGGCCACCCGCGGCTACTTCATCGCCGAGTGCATGGGCCGCTCCGCCGGCTGGCTGGCCTACGGCGCCGCCATCGCCAGCGAGGCCAGCCTCGTCCTGAGCGTCGAGGACATGACCGACGACCTCACGACCGAGGAGACCGTCACCGACCCGAAGTCGGGCGTCGCGACCAAGCGCAAGATCATGCACATCGACGCGTTCGTCGACCGCATCGTCGAGCTGATGGTCGCCCGCGAGCGGGTGGGCAAGGAGCACGGCGTCGTGGTCATCGCCGAGGGCCTGGCCTCGTTCCTCCCCAGCGCCTACCTCGAAGACGCCAAGTTCGACGAGCACGGCCACTTGTCGCTGGGCGGCACCAACATGGCCCGCCTCGTCAACAAGCTGGTCGAGAAGGCTTACGAGAAGAAGACCGGCAAGAAGCGGCGGATCACGCCGGTCCAGCTCGGCTACGAGTCCCGCTGCGCCCTGCCGCACGCCTTCGACGTCATGCTCGGCAGCCAGCTCGGCGTCGGCGCCGTCCGCGCGCTGGTCGAGAAGCAGTTCGACGGCGTCATGATCTCGACGGCCGGCCAGCTCGACCTGCACTTCGTCCCGTTCGAGACCCTGATCGACCCCGAGACCCTCGTCACGGTCGTCCGCTTCATAAACCAGGGCTCCGACTTCCAGAAGCTCGCCCGCCTGCTGGAGGCCTCGCAGAACTACTGA